One window from the genome of Pseudonocardia hierapolitana encodes:
- a CDS encoding putative leader peptide has translation MFWPLTRRRAVDLCRVGSCLCRAS, from the coding sequence GTGTTCTGGCCGCTGACCCGTCGCCGCGCAGTTGACCTGTGCCGCGTCGGCAGCTGCCTCTGTCGCGCCTCCTGA
- a CDS encoding LmeA family phospholipid-binding protein — protein MRRLVIALLVLVGLFVAVDYGAAALAESAVSRQMREQIGLVDDPSVRINGFPFLTQAISGEYSSVDVDATRIRVGELQELTVHAQLREVTAPLPMLLGSGPKSLTVKEVEGTVQIPASDVERLVPGIEKLRIENIDDYALEQAVDEGGDKSLRTIDPENAVRLAGTATLLGQEAEVSVIATLQLVDGQAQIVPRDIRLGGSDAEPLPPAVQRTLEQRFTLRIDPGSLPLAATPTKLRAAGGAIEISGFADDLTLGDGAVSATG, from the coding sequence ATGAGGCGCCTGGTCATCGCGCTGCTCGTCCTGGTCGGGCTGTTCGTCGCCGTGGACTACGGAGCGGCCGCGCTCGCCGAGTCCGCGGTCTCGCGCCAGATGCGCGAGCAGATCGGGCTGGTCGACGACCCGTCCGTGCGGATCAACGGTTTCCCGTTCCTCACCCAGGCGATCTCCGGCGAGTACTCCAGCGTGGACGTCGACGCCACCCGGATCCGCGTGGGCGAGCTGCAGGAGCTGACCGTGCACGCGCAGCTGCGCGAGGTCACAGCCCCGCTGCCGATGCTGCTCGGATCGGGCCCGAAGTCGCTGACCGTCAAGGAGGTCGAGGGCACGGTCCAGATCCCCGCCTCCGACGTGGAGCGGCTCGTCCCGGGCATCGAGAAGCTGCGCATCGAGAACATCGACGACTACGCGCTGGAACAGGCCGTCGACGAGGGCGGTGACAAGTCGCTGCGCACGATCGACCCGGAGAACGCGGTCCGCCTCGCCGGCACCGCCACCCTGCTCGGCCAGGAGGCGGAGGTGTCGGTGATCGCCACGCTCCAGCTGGTGGACGGGCAGGCGCAGATCGTGCCGCGCGACATCCGCCTCGGCGGCAGCGACGCGGAGCCGCTCCCGCCCGCGGTGCAGCGGACGCTGGAGCAGCGGTTCACCCTGCGGATCGATCCCGGCTCGCTCCCGCTCGCGGCCACCCCGACGAAGCTCCGCGCCGCCGGAGGGGCGATCGAGATCAGCGGATTCGCCGACGACCTCACCCTCGGCGACGGTGCGGTGTCGGCGACCGGGTAG
- a CDS encoding sulfurtransferase, giving the protein MSRQDVLVTADWAEKNLGTDGIVFLEVDEDTTAYDGGHLPGAVKINWTTELQDPVRRDIVDKDQFAQLLSAKGVSNDDTVVLYGGNNNWFAAYAYWQFKLYGHADVKLLDGGRKKWELDGRTLTTDVPERPATTYTAKDPDLSIRAFRDEVVDSIGKKNLVDVRSPDEFSGKILAPAHLPQEQSQRPGHVPSAINIPWSKAANEDGTFKSDEDLAKLYAEEGYDADKPTIAYCRIGERSSHTWVVLHELLGHGDVKNYDGSWTEYGSLIGVPIELGAAAKQAS; this is encoded by the coding sequence ATGAGTCGCCAGGACGTCCTGGTCACCGCCGACTGGGCCGAGAAGAACCTCGGCACCGACGGCATCGTCTTCCTCGAGGTCGACGAGGACACCACCGCCTACGACGGCGGTCACCTTCCCGGCGCCGTCAAGATCAACTGGACCACCGAGCTGCAGGACCCGGTGCGCCGCGACATCGTCGACAAGGACCAGTTCGCGCAGCTGCTGTCGGCCAAGGGCGTGAGCAATGACGACACGGTCGTGCTCTACGGCGGCAACAACAACTGGTTCGCCGCGTACGCCTACTGGCAGTTCAAGCTGTACGGGCACGCCGACGTCAAGCTGCTCGACGGCGGTCGCAAGAAGTGGGAGCTCGACGGGCGCACCCTCACCACCGACGTCCCTGAGCGTCCCGCCACCACCTACACCGCGAAGGACCCGGACCTGTCGATCCGCGCCTTCCGCGACGAGGTCGTCGACTCCATCGGCAAGAAGAACCTGGTCGACGTCCGCTCGCCCGACGAGTTCTCCGGCAAGATCCTCGCGCCCGCCCACCTGCCGCAGGAGCAGTCGCAGCGGCCCGGCCACGTGCCCTCGGCGATCAACATCCCGTGGAGCAAGGCGGCCAACGAGGACGGCACGTTCAAGTCCGACGAGGACCTCGCGAAGCTCTACGCCGAGGAGGGCTACGACGCGGACAAGCCGACCATCGCCTACTGCCGCATCGGCGAGCGCAGCTCCCACACCTGGGTGGTGCTGCACGAGCTGCTCGGCCACGGCGACGTCAAGAACTACGACGGCAGCTGGACCGAGTACGGCTCCCTCATCGGCGTGCCGATCGAGCTGGGCGCGGCCGCGAAGCAGGCCTCCTGA
- the phoU gene encoding phosphate signaling complex protein PhoU has protein sequence MPPAPLPQQLTELSELLGRMCAAAAGALNRATAALLESRERLATQVVAGDEAIDALRAQVEELAGDALLFHSPVAGDLRAVVSAIRSAGDIERMGDLALHVAEVVRMRSPNPALPAEVRPAFAEMGKVAVQLALKAAEVARTRNVILAAELDTDDDAMDVLHREMMEVLMDEHWPHGVRSAVDITLLARYYERFADHAVVVARETVYAVTGQEPDALPI, from the coding sequence GTGCCTCCCGCGCCGCTGCCGCAACAGCTGACCGAGCTGTCCGAACTGCTCGGCAGGATGTGCGCGGCCGCGGCCGGTGCGCTGAACCGCGCCACCGCCGCGCTGCTGGAGTCGCGGGAACGGCTGGCCACGCAGGTCGTGGCCGGCGACGAGGCGATCGACGCGCTCCGCGCCCAGGTGGAGGAGCTCGCGGGTGACGCGTTGCTGTTCCACAGCCCCGTCGCGGGCGACCTGCGCGCCGTCGTGTCCGCGATCCGGTCCGCTGGTGACATCGAGCGCATGGGTGACCTGGCGTTGCACGTCGCCGAGGTCGTCCGGATGCGTTCTCCGAACCCGGCGCTGCCCGCCGAGGTGCGCCCGGCCTTCGCCGAGATGGGGAAGGTCGCGGTGCAGCTGGCGCTCAAGGCCGCCGAGGTCGCGCGCACCCGCAACGTGATCCTGGCGGCCGAGCTGGACACCGACGACGACGCGATGGACGTGCTGCACCGCGAGATGATGGAAGTGCTGATGGACGAGCACTGGCCGCACGGGGTCCGCTCGGCCGTCGACATCACGCTGCTGGCGCGCTACTACGAGCGCTTCGCCGACCACGCGGTGGTGGTGGCACGGGAGACGGTCTACGCCGTGACCGGCCAGGAGCCCGACGCCCTCCCGATCTGA
- the pstC gene encoding phosphate ABC transporter permease subunit PstC — translation MQPGDRIFAGMAKGAGILILVVLAGVAAFLLAEAVPAFTAPSADIPGGAGFASYVIPLIFGTLLAAVIALVIATPLAVAVALFITHYAPRRIAQGLGYVVDLLAAVPSIVYGLWGAWTLAPATVPLMQWLESNLGFIPLFAGPVSATGRTMLVAGVVLAVMILPIITAVSREVFLQTPRLHEEAALALGATRWEMIRMAVLPFGRSGIISGAMLGLGRALGETMAVAIVLSVSGGITLNLISNGNPSTIAANIALQFPEASGLGVNVLIASGLVLFLITLAVNSIARYIINRRREFSGAN, via the coding sequence GTGCAGCCCGGGGACCGCATCTTCGCCGGTATGGCCAAGGGTGCGGGCATCCTCATCCTGGTCGTCCTGGCAGGCGTCGCGGCATTCCTGCTCGCCGAGGCGGTCCCGGCGTTCACCGCGCCCTCCGCCGACATCCCCGGCGGGGCCGGGTTCGCCTCCTATGTCATTCCGCTGATCTTCGGCACCCTGCTCGCCGCGGTCATCGCGCTGGTCATCGCGACGCCGCTCGCTGTGGCGGTCGCCCTGTTCATCACCCACTACGCGCCGAGGCGGATCGCCCAGGGGCTGGGTTATGTGGTCGACCTGCTCGCTGCCGTGCCGAGCATCGTCTACGGGCTCTGGGGGGCCTGGACGCTCGCTCCGGCCACCGTTCCGCTGATGCAGTGGCTGGAGTCGAATCTCGGGTTCATCCCGCTGTTCGCCGGCCCGGTGTCGGCCACCGGGCGCACGATGCTGGTGGCAGGCGTGGTGCTCGCCGTCATGATCCTGCCGATCATCACCGCGGTCTCGCGGGAGGTCTTCCTCCAGACGCCGCGGCTGCACGAGGAGGCCGCGCTCGCGCTCGGGGCCACCCGCTGGGAGATGATCCGCATGGCGGTGCTCCCGTTCGGCCGCTCGGGCATCATCAGCGGCGCCATGCTGGGGTTGGGTCGCGCGCTCGGCGAGACCATGGCCGTCGCGATCGTGTTGTCGGTCTCCGGCGGGATCACGCTCAACCTGATCAGCAACGGCAACCCGTCCACGATCGCGGCGAACATCGCCCTGCAGTTCCCCGAGGCCAGCGGGCTGGGCGTCAACGTCCTCATCGCGTCGGGCCTGGTGCTCTTCCTCATCACCCTCGCGGTGAACTCCATCGCGCGCTACATCATCAACCGACGCCGAGAGTTCTCGGGGGCCAACTGA
- the mshD gene encoding mycothiol synthase translates to MIELSWRAGLDEARAGEVRALAAAATDVDGTPPLGEHVLMHLTDPGATHLLALDGDDVLLGVAQLDAAEGADEATAELVVHPGHRRAGLGRRIVEEVLARAGGTLRVWAHGQHPGAVALAARLGFTPVRELWQMRRSLLDGLPDPELPAGVRLRPFVPGQDDDEFLRVNNAAFDWHPEQGGWDRAQLRLREAEPWFDPAGFLLAVDESDRLLGFHWTKVHTDPEPIGEVYVLGVDPSARGMRLGAALTLAGLQHLRERGQSRVMLYVEADNAPAVRLYSGMGFTRWQADVSYRR, encoded by the coding sequence GTGATCGAGCTGTCGTGGCGGGCGGGACTGGACGAGGCGCGGGCAGGCGAGGTCAGGGCGCTCGCCGCCGCGGCCACGGACGTCGACGGCACCCCGCCTCTCGGCGAGCACGTGCTGATGCACCTGACCGATCCCGGCGCGACGCACCTGCTGGCGCTCGACGGCGACGATGTGCTCCTCGGAGTCGCCCAGCTGGACGCGGCGGAGGGCGCCGACGAGGCAACGGCCGAGCTCGTCGTGCACCCCGGCCACCGCAGGGCCGGCCTCGGCAGGCGGATCGTCGAGGAGGTGCTGGCCCGCGCCGGCGGCACGCTCCGCGTCTGGGCCCACGGGCAGCATCCCGGTGCGGTGGCGCTCGCCGCCCGTCTGGGCTTCACCCCGGTGCGGGAGCTGTGGCAGATGCGCCGCAGCCTCCTCGACGGGCTGCCCGACCCGGAGCTGCCCGCGGGCGTGCGGCTGCGCCCCTTCGTGCCGGGACAGGACGACGACGAGTTCCTGCGCGTCAACAACGCCGCGTTCGACTGGCACCCGGAGCAGGGCGGCTGGGACCGCGCCCAGCTGCGGCTGCGGGAGGCCGAGCCGTGGTTCGACCCGGCCGGGTTCCTCCTCGCCGTGGACGAGTCCGACCGGTTGCTCGGGTTCCACTGGACCAAGGTGCACACCGATCCGGAGCCGATCGGCGAGGTCTACGTGCTCGGCGTCGACCCGTCGGCCCGCGGCATGCGGCTGGGCGCCGCACTCACCCTCGCCGGCCTACAGCACCTGCGCGAGCGCGGGCAGTCCCGCGTCATGCTCTACGTCGAGGCGGACAACGCGCCGGCGGTCCGGCTCTACAGCGGCATGGGGTTCACCCGCTGGCAGGCGGACGTGTCGTACCGTCGATGA
- the pstS gene encoding phosphate ABC transporter substrate-binding protein PstS, with the protein MRHGSRARLAAVGVAASGALLLAGCGAANESAPPAGGGGAPAASDVSGTIAGAGATSQQAAMEAWIAGFSSVAPDATVNYDPTGSGAGRTQFTAGAVQYAGSDAALDEEELPAAQQICGGPDNVIQMPLYISPIAVVFNLDGVDNVQMSAATIAKIFNRQITTWNDPAIAAENPGVQLPTTAITPVNRSDESGTTENFTEYLAEAAGADWPHEPDGVWPVQGGEAAQGTSGVIGAVQGGQGTIGYADLSQAGDLGTVDVLVGGAHVNPTPEAAAAVVEASPRVEGQGRYNFAVELKRDTPGAYPIVLVSYTLACSQYSDPAQAGTVKAFLSYIASEEGQAQAQQNAGNAPISDSQRSAFQPAIDAIAAAG; encoded by the coding sequence CTGCGGCACGGCTCCCGTGCCCGACTCGCCGCCGTCGGCGTAGCCGCCAGCGGCGCACTCCTGCTCGCAGGCTGCGGCGCGGCCAACGAGTCCGCCCCGCCGGCGGGGGGCGGCGGCGCACCCGCGGCGAGCGATGTCTCCGGCACCATCGCCGGCGCGGGCGCGACATCGCAGCAGGCCGCGATGGAGGCCTGGATCGCCGGCTTCAGCAGCGTCGCTCCTGACGCCACGGTCAACTACGACCCCACCGGCTCCGGCGCGGGGCGCACCCAGTTCACGGCGGGCGCGGTGCAGTACGCCGGTAGCGACGCCGCCCTGGACGAGGAAGAGCTTCCCGCCGCACAGCAGATCTGCGGGGGCCCCGACAACGTCATCCAGATGCCGCTGTACATCTCGCCGATCGCGGTGGTGTTCAACCTGGACGGTGTCGACAACGTCCAGATGTCCGCCGCCACGATCGCGAAGATCTTCAACCGGCAGATCACAACCTGGAACGATCCGGCGATCGCGGCCGAGAACCCCGGTGTGCAGCTGCCGACCACTGCGATCACGCCGGTGAACCGCTCTGACGAGTCGGGCACCACCGAGAACTTCACCGAGTACCTGGCCGAGGCGGCCGGCGCCGACTGGCCGCACGAGCCCGACGGCGTGTGGCCGGTCCAGGGCGGCGAGGCCGCACAGGGCACCTCCGGTGTGATCGGCGCGGTCCAGGGCGGCCAGGGCACCATCGGGTACGCCGACCTCAGCCAGGCGGGCGACCTGGGTACCGTCGACGTCCTGGTCGGTGGCGCTCACGTCAACCCCACGCCGGAGGCCGCGGCAGCCGTCGTCGAGGCGTCCCCGCGTGTCGAGGGTCAGGGCCGGTACAACTTCGCGGTCGAGCTGAAGCGCGACACGCCCGGCGCCTACCCGATCGTCCTGGTGTCGTACACGCTCGCCTGCAGCCAGTACAGCGACCCGGCCCAGGCCGGCACCGTGAAGGCTTTCCTCAGCTACATCGCCAGCGAGGAGGGGCAGGCGCAGGCCCAGCAGAACGCCGGCAACGCGCCGATCTCCGACAGCCAGCGCAGCGCGTTCCAGCCCGCGATCGATGCCATCGCCGCGGCGGGATGA
- the phoU gene encoding phosphate signaling complex protein PhoU — MRDVYQEQLDDLAGALAGMCTQVADAMRKATRALLEVDLQLAEEVISEDIRIDEIRASAEEKAFALLALQAPVATDLRIVVSAIHGAGDIERMGDLALHVAQAARRRHPHPVLPAEVAPYFAEMGKVGVELALKAGDVIRTRDLARAAELETDDDAMDDLHRHMFTVLMDRDWSHGVGPAVDITLLARFYERYADHAVAVARRIVYVVTGQMPGPLTV, encoded by the coding sequence ATGCGCGACGTCTACCAGGAGCAACTCGACGATCTGGCCGGGGCCCTGGCGGGCATGTGCACGCAGGTGGCCGATGCGATGCGCAAGGCCACGCGGGCGCTGCTGGAGGTCGATCTGCAGCTGGCCGAGGAGGTGATCTCCGAGGACATCCGCATCGACGAGATCCGCGCCTCCGCCGAGGAGAAGGCGTTCGCGCTGCTCGCCCTTCAGGCGCCCGTGGCCACCGACCTGCGGATCGTGGTCTCGGCCATCCACGGTGCGGGCGACATCGAGCGGATGGGCGACCTCGCGCTGCACGTCGCCCAGGCCGCCCGCCGCCGCCACCCGCACCCGGTGCTGCCCGCGGAGGTGGCCCCGTACTTCGCCGAGATGGGCAAGGTCGGTGTGGAGCTGGCGCTGAAGGCGGGTGACGTCATCCGTACCCGCGACCTCGCGCGCGCCGCCGAGCTCGAGACCGACGACGACGCGATGGACGACCTCCACCGGCACATGTTCACGGTGCTGATGGACCGCGACTGGAGCCACGGCGTCGGCCCCGCCGTCGACATCACGCTGCTGGCCCGCTTCTACGAGCGCTACGCCGACCACGCCGTGGCCGTGGCCCGGCGGATCGTCTACGTCGTCACCGGCCAGATGCCGGGCCCGCTCACGGTCTGA
- the pstB gene encoding phosphate ABC transporter ATP-binding protein PstB translates to MGKAIEAKDLNIYYGSFRAVEGVNMMIRPKTVTALIGPSGCGKSTYLRSINRMHEVIPGARVEGKLELDGQDLYGPGIDPVGVRRQIGMVFQRPNPFPTMSIYDNVIAGQRLNSKKLRKDATDELVERSLRGANLWNEVKDRLDKPGSGLSGGQQQRLCIARAIAVQPDVLLMDEPCSALDPISTLAIEDLINELKTEYTIVIVTHNMQQAARVSDYTGFFNIEGTGKPGKLVEMDETKTIFSQPKEKATEDYVSGRFG, encoded by the coding sequence ATGGGCAAGGCGATCGAAGCCAAGGACCTGAACATCTACTACGGCTCGTTCCGCGCGGTCGAGGGCGTCAACATGATGATCCGGCCGAAGACGGTCACGGCGTTGATCGGGCCGTCGGGCTGCGGGAAGTCGACCTACCTGCGGTCGATCAACCGCATGCACGAGGTCATCCCGGGTGCGCGGGTCGAGGGCAAGCTCGAGCTCGACGGCCAGGACCTCTACGGCCCGGGGATCGACCCGGTCGGCGTCCGCCGTCAGATCGGGATGGTGTTCCAGCGGCCGAACCCGTTCCCCACGATGTCGATCTACGACAACGTGATCGCGGGCCAGCGGCTGAACAGCAAGAAGCTGCGCAAGGACGCCACCGACGAGCTCGTCGAGCGGTCACTGCGCGGCGCGAACCTCTGGAACGAGGTCAAGGACCGGCTCGACAAGCCCGGTTCGGGCCTGTCCGGTGGACAGCAGCAGCGCCTGTGCATAGCGCGGGCCATCGCCGTGCAGCCCGACGTGCTGCTGATGGACGAGCCGTGCTCGGCCCTCGACCCCATCTCCACGCTCGCGATCGAGGACCTGATCAACGAGCTGAAGACCGAGTACACGATCGTCATCGTCACGCACAACATGCAGCAGGCCGCGCGCGTGAGCGACTACACCGGCTTCTTCAACATCGAGGGCACCGGCAAGCCCGGCAAGCTCGTGGAGATGGACGAGACCAAGACGATCTTCTCCCAGCCCAAGGAGAAGGCCACCGAGGACTACGTCTCCGGCCGCTTCGGCTGA
- a CDS encoding winged helix-turn-helix transcriptional regulator, translating into MELLLLTADPDPGSVLPALTLLPHGVRTAAPEVAALLDAGPHDAVLVDARTDLVAARSLCRLLGSTGMDVPVIAVLTEGGLVAVSGEWVVDEILLPGTGPAEVDARLRLLKSRPGADSGRDGGALVLGELVIDEATYAARLRGRLLELTYKEFELLKYLAQHAGRVFTRAQLLQEVWGYDFFGGTRTVDVHVRRLRAKLGPEHEQMIGTVRNVGYKFVRPTRGGLAASPVGLLDDDGASGDDEEGDRVPRPVSEVAGRA; encoded by the coding sequence GTGGAACTCCTGTTGCTGACGGCCGACCCCGACCCGGGGTCCGTGCTGCCGGCGCTCACGCTGCTCCCACACGGGGTCCGCACGGCGGCCCCCGAGGTCGCGGCGCTGCTCGACGCCGGCCCGCACGACGCGGTCCTCGTCGACGCGCGCACCGACCTGGTCGCTGCGCGCAGCCTGTGCCGGCTGCTCGGCAGCACCGGCATGGACGTGCCCGTCATCGCCGTGCTCACCGAGGGCGGGCTGGTGGCCGTGTCCGGTGAGTGGGTCGTGGACGAGATCCTGCTGCCCGGCACGGGCCCGGCCGAGGTGGACGCCCGGCTGCGGCTGCTGAAGTCGCGGCCAGGGGCCGACTCCGGCCGCGACGGCGGGGCGCTCGTGCTCGGTGAGCTCGTCATCGACGAGGCCACCTACGCCGCGCGGCTGCGCGGGCGGCTCCTCGAGCTCACGTACAAGGAGTTCGAGCTGCTGAAGTACCTCGCGCAGCACGCGGGCCGGGTGTTCACCCGCGCGCAGCTGTTGCAGGAGGTGTGGGGCTACGACTTCTTCGGCGGCACGCGCACCGTCGACGTCCACGTCCGGCGGCTGCGCGCGAAGCTCGGCCCCGAGCACGAGCAGATGATCGGCACCGTGCGGAACGTGGGCTACAAGTTCGTCCGTCCCACCCGGGGCGGGCTGGCCGCGTCGCCGGTCGGGCTCCTGGACGACGACGGTGCTTCCGGGGACGACGAGGAAGGGGACCGGGTCCCGCGCCCGGTGTCCGAGGTCGCCGGCCGCGCCTGA
- the pstA gene encoding phosphate ABC transporter permease PstA, with translation MTVDTTKRQDRVGEPLPPPAGLAVQGQLPRWAVPGGLAASAVVVGLVLALVGFSFGLFVVGTVVLFAVALYVASRRVEGSRKATDRLVTVIVSSAFGLAVIPLISVIFTVVSQGIVRFDPEFFSSSMRGVVGEGGGAYHAIMGTLIITGLAALMSIPVGLLTAVYLVEYGKGRLAKAITFFVDVMTGIPSIVAGLFAVALFTYLVGPGARLGFAGSVALSVLMIPVVVRATEEMLKIVPNELREAAFALGVPKWRTILKVVIPTSIAGIASGITLAIARVIGETAPLLVAVGLTTALNFNPFDGRMATLPVFSYLSYATPGVPREPYLERAWTAALVLIIIVMVLNLLARLIARVFAPKTR, from the coding sequence ATGACCGTCGACACCACCAAGCGCCAGGACCGGGTGGGCGAGCCGCTACCGCCACCCGCCGGTCTGGCCGTTCAGGGGCAACTGCCCCGATGGGCGGTTCCCGGCGGCCTCGCAGCCTCCGCCGTCGTCGTCGGGCTGGTCCTGGCCCTGGTCGGGTTCAGCTTCGGGCTCTTCGTCGTCGGCACCGTCGTGCTCTTCGCCGTGGCGCTGTACGTCGCGTCGCGACGGGTCGAGGGCAGCCGCAAGGCCACCGACCGCCTGGTCACCGTCATCGTCAGCAGCGCGTTCGGCCTGGCAGTCATCCCGCTGATCTCGGTGATCTTCACCGTGGTCTCCCAGGGCATCGTCCGGTTCGACCCCGAGTTCTTCAGCTCGTCCATGCGTGGGGTTGTCGGCGAGGGTGGCGGTGCCTACCACGCCATCATGGGCACGCTGATCATCACCGGGCTGGCGGCGCTCATGTCCATCCCGGTCGGCCTGCTCACAGCTGTCTACCTGGTGGAGTACGGCAAGGGTCGGCTCGCGAAGGCGATCACGTTCTTCGTCGACGTGATGACCGGCATCCCTTCCATCGTCGCCGGGTTGTTCGCGGTTGCGCTGTTCACCTACCTGGTCGGTCCCGGTGCCCGGCTCGGTTTCGCCGGCTCGGTGGCTCTGTCGGTCCTGATGATCCCGGTGGTGGTCCGCGCCACCGAGGAGATGCTGAAGATCGTGCCGAACGAGCTGCGCGAGGCGGCGTTCGCGCTCGGGGTGCCGAAGTGGCGCACGATCCTCAAGGTCGTGATCCCGACGTCGATCGCCGGCATCGCGTCCGGCATCACGCTGGCGATCGCCCGCGTGATCGGTGAGACCGCTCCGCTGCTCGTCGCGGTCGGGCTGACCACGGCGCTCAACTTCAACCCCTTCGACGGTCGGATGGCGACCCTCCCGGTCTTCTCCTACCTCTCCTACGCCACACCCGGCGTGCCGCGGGAGCCCTATCTGGAACGGGCCTGGACCGCGGCGCTCGTACTGATCATCATCGTCATGGTGCTGAACCTGCTGGCGCGCCTCATCGCCCGCGTGTTCGCACCCAAGACCCGATAG
- a CDS encoding alpha/beta hydrolase family protein, translating into MTVDHTSRAAQVTPVPVAVTSADGVALAGVHLSWRAPSAGTALVVAHAFTHHTRHPTTRRLLAAFAAEAPVLALDMRGHGRSGGRNTVGDHEPLDLDAAVATARALGYERVATIGFSLGAAVALRQAAAGAHRPDAVVAVSSPARWYSRETAAMRRVHWLLEQPHGRLAARALGVRLDGGWEVVPPSPVEVVAGIEVPLLLVHIAGDRYFSAAHARTLATASGDRAQLWEEPGDGHGESGTHPELARRIARWALAACEGATPEGHREPPGRSGGAELRNPGDGRERARSTVEGLTPAERRAARSEVG; encoded by the coding sequence GTGACGGTCGATCACACGAGCCGCGCGGCGCAGGTCACGCCCGTCCCGGTCGCTGTGACGTCGGCCGACGGGGTCGCGCTCGCGGGAGTGCACCTCTCGTGGAGGGCTCCTTCGGCGGGTACCGCGCTCGTCGTCGCGCACGCTTTCACCCATCACACGCGGCATCCGACCACCCGCAGGCTGCTCGCGGCGTTCGCGGCCGAGGCGCCCGTCCTGGCCCTCGACATGCGCGGCCACGGCCGCTCGGGAGGCCGCAACACCGTCGGCGACCACGAGCCGCTCGATCTGGACGCCGCCGTCGCCACCGCCCGAGCCCTCGGCTACGAGCGCGTGGCCACCATCGGGTTCTCCCTCGGCGCCGCGGTGGCCCTGCGCCAGGCCGCGGCCGGCGCCCACCGCCCGGACGCGGTCGTGGCAGTGAGCTCGCCCGCCCGCTGGTACTCGCGGGAGACCGCGGCAATGCGCCGGGTCCACTGGCTGCTGGAGCAGCCGCACGGCAGGCTCGCCGCCCGGGCGCTGGGGGTACGGCTCGACGGCGGCTGGGAGGTCGTCCCGCCCTCGCCCGTCGAGGTCGTCGCCGGCATCGAGGTACCGCTCCTGCTCGTCCACATCGCGGGCGACCGCTACTTCTCCGCGGCGCACGCTCGCACACTCGCCACGGCATCGGGGGATCGGGCGCAGCTGTGGGAGGAGCCCGGTGACGGGCACGGGGAGAGCGGCACGCATCCCGAGCTCGCCCGGCGGATCGCCCGGTGGGCGCTCGCCGCCTGCGAGGGGGCGACGCCCGAAGGGCACCGCGAGCCACCGGGGCGCAGCGGGGGCGCCGAACTCCGCAACCCCGGTGACGGGCGGGAACGGGCTCGCTCTACCGTCGAAGGCCTCACCCCGGCAGAGCGCCGGGCCGCAAGGTCGGAGGTCGGATGA
- a CDS encoding DUF1416 domain-containing protein, whose protein sequence is MCGAPDQAVALPPGTDLTKETVLTGRVVAGGEPVGGAFVRLLDGTGEFTAEVVASEAGQFRFFAAPGTWTVRALSRVGTGQAELTADGPGVHRAEIALA, encoded by the coding sequence ATGTGCGGCGCCCCCGACCAGGCGGTTGCGCTCCCACCGGGCACCGACCTGACCAAGGAGACCGTCCTCACCGGCCGGGTCGTCGCGGGCGGTGAGCCCGTCGGCGGCGCCTTCGTGCGGCTGCTGGACGGCACCGGTGAGTTCACGGCGGAGGTCGTGGCGTCGGAGGCCGGGCAGTTCCGGTTCTTCGCCGCACCGGGCACCTGGACCGTCCGTGCGCTCTCGCGGGTCGGCACGGGCCAGGCCGAGCTGACCGCCGACGGCCCCGGCGTCCACCGGGCGGAGATCGCGCTCGCGTAG